A stretch of the Panicum virgatum strain AP13 chromosome 9N, P.virgatum_v5, whole genome shotgun sequence genome encodes the following:
- the LOC120690959 gene encoding TATA-box-binding protein 2: MAEPGLEGSQPVDLSKHPSGIVPTLQNIVSTVNLDCKLDLKAIALQARNAEYNPKRFAAVIMRIREPKTTALIFASGKMVCTGAKSEQQSKLAARKYARIIQKLGFPAKFKDFKIQNIVGSCDVKFPIRLEGLAYSHGAFSSYEPELFPGLIYRMKQPKIVLLIFVSGKIVLTGAKVREETYTAFENIYPVLTEFRKVQQ, from the exons ATGGCGGAGCCGGGGCTCGAGGGCAGCCAGCCGGTGGATCTGTCCAAGCACCCCTCCGGCATCGTCCCCACGCTCCA GAATATTGTGTCAACAGTTAATTTGGATTGTAAACTTGACCTCAAAGCCATAGCTTTGCAAGCACGCAATGCAGAGTATAATCCAAAG CGTTTTGCTGCAGTCATTATGAGAATAAGAGAACCCAAAACCACGGCACTGATATTTGCATCGGGCAAAATG GTCTGTACTGGGGCAAAGAGTGAACAACAATCTAAGCTTGCAGCAAGAAAG TACGCTCGTATTATTCAGAAACTTGGCTTTCCAGCTAAATTTAAG GACTTCAAGATTCAGAATATTGTTGGCTCTTGTGATGTCAAGTTTCCAATTAGGCTTGAGGGCCTTGCATATTCTCATGGTGCCTTCTCAAGT TATGAACCAGAACTGTTCCCTGGTCTGATCTATCGAATGAAACAACCAAAGATTGTTCttttaatttttgtttcaggcaaGATTGTTTTGACTGGCGCAAAG GTGAGAGAGGAGACGTACACTGCCTTTGAAAACATCTATCCTGTACTGACAGAGTTCCGAAAAGTTCAGCAATG A